GCCGCCAGGACCATCCGCCAGGCGGTCAGGTGGGCGAGCGGGGGCTCGCCGACCGCGCGGGTGAACTGGGCGGCGAAGGCCGTGCGGGAGCGGCCCACCCGGGCGGCGAGTTCGGCGACCGTCCAGCGGCGGTCCGGCTCGGCGTGCAGCAGCCGGATCGCCTCGCCCACCGCCGGGACGCCCAACGCGGCGGGCCAGGAAGGGAGTCCGGCGTCCGGGCGGGTGCACCAGGCGCGCAGGGCGAGCACCAGGGCCAGGTCGAGCAGCCGGTCCAGGACGGCCTCCTGCCCAGGGTCCTGCCGGGCCGTCTCGGCGGCGAGCAGCCGCAGGGCCGTTCCCGTCCCCTCCCCGGCGGGCACCACGGCCAGCGGCGGGAGCAGCCCCAGCAGGTGCGCGCCCGCCGCGCCCCGGAACTCGTAGGCGCCGTGCAGCAGCGTCGTCGCACCGGGCAGGCCGTCGCCGTACGTGCGCGGCCCGAGGCTGCGGTCGGCGGCCGCGGCGGGGTCGACGACCTGCTTGGCCCCGGCGCGGATCAGCACCTGCGGCGCCGTGTCGGGCCGGTCCGCCAGGACGTACCGCCCGGCGGCGCCGCGGACCAGGGCGAGGTCCCCGGGGGCGAGCAGCGCGGGCGGGTCGGACGGGCGCTCCGCGAAGCGGACGGAGGCGGGGCCGTCCAGCGCGGCGACCACGGTCAGCGCGGGCGGGTCCGCGAAGGCCACCGACCACGGCGGCCGCTGGACGAGCTGGTGCACCCGGGCGTGCTGGGCGCGGGCCCGGTGCAGCAGATCGCTCAGGACGTCCATGACCGGCCAGGCTAGCCGCCCCGGTGACGGCGCGTCACCGGGCGGGGGCGCGCGGACGCCGGCCGGTGGACGGTCCGGCGGCCGGTCTAGCGGCAGATCCGGCGGCAGATCCGGCCGTCGGGACGTTCACGAAGGAATCCGGGACGCGAACCCATGGGACGTCCCGGCCCGGCGGGGTTGGCTGGAGGCATGAACGACATCCTCGTACTCGGCGGCACCGGCACCACCGGACGCCGCGTCGCCCGCCGCCTCACCGCCCGGGGCCACCGCGTCCGCACCGCCGCCCGCACCGGCGGCGACCACCGCCTCGACCTGGACGACCCCGCGGGCTGGGCCCCCGCGCTCGACCGGGTGACGGCGCTCTACCTGGTCGAACCCGAACTGCGCCCCCGCACCGACCGGCGCGAGCGCCTCCCGCTGCTGGTGGACCACGCCGTCGCCGCAGGCGTCCGGCGGCTGGTGCTGCTCTCCGCGCACGGCGTCGGCGAGGCCGACGACAGCCACCCGCTCAAGGCCGCCGAACGGGCGGTGCGGGACAGCGGTGTCGACTGGACGATCCTGCGGCCGGGCTGGTTCGCCCAGAACTTCAGCGAGACCTTCTGGCGCCCGGCCGTCCTGGCCGGTGTCCTGGCCTTTCCCGCCGGGGACGGGCGCACCGCGTTCGTCGACGCCGAGGACATCGCCGAGGTGGCCGCCACGGCCCTCACCGAGGACGGCGACCGGCACGCCGGGCAGGCCTACCAGCTGACCGGCCCGCGGGCGATCGGCTTCGACGAGGCGGCCGCCCTGATCGCCGCCGCCACCGGCCGGGCGCTGCGCCACCAGGACGTCACCGCCGAGGAGTTCGTGGCCGCCGCCACCGCCCACGGCACCCCCGCCGAGGCCGCCCGGCGGCTGGCCGGCCTGCTGACCGACATCCGCGAGGGCCGCGGGGCGGAGGTCTCCGACGGCGTCGAACGGGCACTCGGCCGGCCGGCCCGCTCCTTCGAGGAGCACGTCACCCGGGCCGCCGCGGCCGGGTGCTGGACACCCGCGGTCTGAACGAAGCTCCGGCCGACCAGCGGGCGAGGCTGGATCCGCCGGAAGGCGGGCCGGGGAGCGGGCCGGACGGGGCGATGGCCGGATCTGCCAGAACGGTGTCATTGCGGACACCCGGCGGGGACGCCGAGGATGGGGGCATGTCCTCCAACCGCCGCGTGGTGATCGCGGTCTTCCCGGACGTCGACCTGCTCGACGTCACCGGCCCCGCCGAGGTGTTCGCCCTGGCCGGGCGGGAGAGCGGCGGCCGGGCGGGCTACCGGGTGGAACTCGCCGGACCGGCGGAAGGACTGGTCCGCACCTCCGCCGGCGTCCGGCTCGCGGTCGACCTGACGTTCGACCAGGTCACCGGCCCCGTCGACACCCTGCTGGTGCCGGGCGCGGTCGAACCGGGACCGGACGGGGAGGGGCCCCAACCGCGGATCGACCGCGAGGTGGTGGCCTGGGTGGAACGGACCGCCCCCACGGCCCGGCGGGTCGCCTCGGTCTGCGTAGGCGCCCACCTGCTGGCCGCCGCCGGGCTGCTCGACGGTCGACGCGCCACCACCCACTGGTCGACGGCGGCCCGGCTCGCCGCCGACCACCCGGAGGTCACGGTCGACCCCGACCCGATCTTCGTCCGGTCCGGGAGGATCTGGACCGGCGCCGGGATCAGCGCCTGCATGGACCTCGCCCTGGCCCTGGTCGCCGAGGACCACGGCGAGGAACTGGCGATGGCCGTCGCCCGGCAACTGGTCATGTACCTCAAGCGGCAGGGCGGCCAGAGCCAGTTCTCCGTCCCGCTCAGCACCCCGCCCGCCTCCCGCCGGGACATCGACGACCTGCGCCTGCACATCGCCGAACACCCGGACGCCGACCTCTCCGCGGGCGCGCTGGCCGCCCGGATGTGCCTGAGCGAACGCCACTTCGCCCGGGTGTTCCGGCAGGAGACCGGCACCACCCCGGCGGCGTACGTCGAAGCGGTGCGGCTGGAGGCGGCCCGGCGGCTGCTGGAGGGCACCGACCAGCCGCTCGAACAGGTCGCCACCGCCAGCGGCCTCGGCTCCGTCGAGACCCTCCACCGCACGCTGCGCCGCCGCCTGGGCACGACACCGGCCGCGTACCGCAAGCGCTTCCGCGTGACGAGCGGCCCGTAGGCGGACACCCGGGCCCCGCCGTTCTTCCCGACCGCCCACAGCCCGACCACCCACAACTCCGACCACCCACAACTCCGACCACCCACAACTCCGATCGCCCACCCACAGAGAGATGAGTGACATGAGCATGAAAGAAACGTCCGCCACGCTGCGCACCGTGATCGGCCTGGACGGTGCGCCGCCCCGGCTCGCGGAGTCGACGCTGGTGCTGATCGACTACCAGAACACCTACCGGGAGGGCGTGATGGCGCTGGAGGGCGCCGAGGAGGCGCTCGCGGCCGGGGCGCGGCTGCTGGCGGCGGCCCGGGCGGCCGGCGCGCCGGTGGTGCACGTGGTCAACGACGGCGGGCCGGGGACGCCGTACGACATCCGGGCCGAGATCGGGGCGATCAGCGCGCCGGTCGCCCCGGCCGCCGGGGAGCGGGTGGTGGTGAAGACCTTCCCCGACGCCTTCCACGCGACCGAACTGGCCGAGGTGCTAGGCGAGTTGGACGGGGACGGACCGCGGCGCGACCTGGTGCTGGCCGGCTTCATGACGCACATGTGCGTGGCGTTCACCGCGCAGGGGGCGTTCCGCGAGGGGTGGCGGCCGACGGTGGTCGCCGAGGCGTGCGCGACCCGGACGCTGCCGGGGCCGGACGGCCGGGCCGTGCCCGCCGCCCAGCTGCACGCCGCGGCGCTGGCGACCGTCGGCGACCTGTACGGGACGGTGGTGGCCGAGGTCGCCGACCTCACCGGGTGAGGGCCAGCCGCCCGGCGCCGTAGTGGCGCTGGGCGTAGGCGGCCGCGGTGGTGGCCGCGCCGAGGGCGAGCCAGCCGAGCGGGCCGGTGGCCAGGACGGCGCCGGTGAGCAGGAGCGGGCCCGCGGCCTTCTCGGTGGAGTGGGCCATGCCCGCCACCCCGAGGTACTCGGGCCGGGCCCGCTCCGGGGCGAGGGCCACCGACAGCTCCCAGGAGACCACCGAGCGGACCAGCTCGGCCAGCGTCACCAGCACCGCCGCGAGCAGCAGCAGCGCCGAGGCGGCCAGGGCCCCCGTCCGGTGGGCCAGGGCCG
The window above is part of the Kitasatospora sp. NA04385 genome. Proteins encoded here:
- a CDS encoding AraC family transcriptional regulator encodes the protein MDVLSDLLHRARAQHARVHQLVQRPPWSVAFADPPALTVVAALDGPASVRFAERPSDPPALLAPGDLALVRGAAGRYVLADRPDTAPQVLIRAGAKQVVDPAAAADRSLGPRTYGDGLPGATTLLHGAYEFRGAAGAHLLGLLPPLAVVPAGEGTGTALRLLAAETARQDPGQEAVLDRLLDLALVLALRAWCTRPDAGLPSWPAALGVPAVGEAIRLLHAEPDRRWTVAELAARVGRSRTAFAAQFTRAVGEPPLAHLTAWRMVLAADLLRDTDATVAAVARRVGYRDAFAFSTAFKRTRGLTPSAWRGLHAGG
- a CDS encoding isochorismatase family protein codes for the protein MSMKETSATLRTVIGLDGAPPRLAESTLVLIDYQNTYREGVMALEGAEEALAAGARLLAAARAAGAPVVHVVNDGGPGTPYDIRAEIGAISAPVAPAAGERVVVKTFPDAFHATELAEVLGELDGDGPRRDLVLAGFMTHMCVAFTAQGAFREGWRPTVVAEACATRTLPGPDGRAVPAAQLHAAALATVGDLYGTVVAEVADLTG
- a CDS encoding GlxA family transcriptional regulator; its protein translation is MSSNRRVVIAVFPDVDLLDVTGPAEVFALAGRESGGRAGYRVELAGPAEGLVRTSAGVRLAVDLTFDQVTGPVDTLLVPGAVEPGPDGEGPQPRIDREVVAWVERTAPTARRVASVCVGAHLLAAAGLLDGRRATTHWSTAARLAADHPEVTVDPDPIFVRSGRIWTGAGISACMDLALALVAEDHGEELAMAVARQLVMYLKRQGGQSQFSVPLSTPPASRRDIDDLRLHIAEHPDADLSAGALAARMCLSERHFARVFRQETGTTPAAYVEAVRLEAARRLLEGTDQPLEQVATASGLGSVETLHRTLRRRLGTTPAAYRKRFRVTSGP
- a CDS encoding NAD(P)H-binding protein, whose amino-acid sequence is MNDILVLGGTGTTGRRVARRLTARGHRVRTAARTGGDHRLDLDDPAGWAPALDRVTALYLVEPELRPRTDRRERLPLLVDHAVAAGVRRLVLLSAHGVGEADDSHPLKAAERAVRDSGVDWTILRPGWFAQNFSETFWRPAVLAGVLAFPAGDGRTAFVDAEDIAEVAATALTEDGDRHAGQAYQLTGPRAIGFDEAAALIAAATGRALRHQDVTAEEFVAAATAHGTPAEAARRLAGLLTDIREGRGAEVSDGVERALGRPARSFEEHVTRAAAAGCWTPAV